One window of the Leptospira ryugenii genome contains the following:
- the typA gene encoding translational GTPase TypA: protein MEIRNIAIIAHVDHGKTTLTDCILRHTGAVTAKEDRERIMDSNALEQEKGITILAKNTSVKYKNTRINIVDTPGHADFGGEVERVLSMTDCTLLLVDAFDGPMPQTRFVLGKSLQLGHKPIVVVNKVDRDGARPAFAVDKVFDLFSDLGATEEQLDFPIIYASAKQGWAVNELKDSPGENIEPLLDKVLAHVPAVKSDDQRPLQFQVVALDYNDYVGRIAIGKIYAGTLKKGQDVTLAKTNGQTANYKITKVYGYEGLQRYEMDEAVSGDIVAIAGIPDMFIGDTVCDLGNPIPLPAIQVEEPTVSMFFMINNSPFAGKEGKFVTTRNLRERLDRELETNVALKLEETEDKDRFKILGRGELHLSVLIETMRREGYELQVSRPEVILKSNENGEKTEPYENLVMDMPEQFSGAVIQELNRRKGELQGMETHASGITRVEYEIPTRGLIGFRGHFISETRGEGVMSSRFLRYDKYKGEIPGRKNGALISMDSGDATAYALWKVQERGELFIEPQTAVYPGMILGMNARDSDLEVNPVREKKLTNVRASGSDEAIRLTPPKRLTLEQSIEFLDDDELLEVTPNSLRLRKKILDANMRKRAGNGR, encoded by the coding sequence ATGGAAATACGAAATATCGCCATCATTGCCCACGTCGACCATGGGAAAACTACCCTGACAGATTGCATCCTCCGCCATACAGGAGCCGTTACCGCTAAAGAAGACCGTGAAAGGATCATGGATTCCAATGCTTTGGAACAGGAAAAAGGGATTACAATTCTTGCCAAAAATACCTCTGTAAAGTATAAGAACACCCGTATCAACATAGTCGATACTCCTGGCCACGCCGATTTTGGCGGAGAGGTGGAACGAGTTCTGTCTATGACAGATTGCACTTTGCTTCTGGTGGACGCGTTTGATGGTCCCATGCCTCAAACCCGTTTCGTGCTGGGCAAGTCTTTACAATTGGGCCACAAACCCATTGTCGTTGTCAACAAAGTGGATCGAGACGGAGCAAGGCCTGCCTTTGCTGTTGATAAAGTATTTGATTTGTTTAGCGATTTGGGAGCCACAGAAGAACAGTTGGACTTTCCCATCATCTATGCTTCGGCAAAACAAGGTTGGGCGGTGAATGAGTTAAAGGATTCTCCAGGAGAGAATATTGAACCGCTTCTCGACAAAGTCCTCGCACATGTTCCTGCTGTAAAATCGGATGACCAAAGACCTTTGCAATTCCAAGTAGTGGCTCTTGACTATAATGACTATGTAGGAAGGATCGCCATCGGTAAAATCTACGCAGGCACATTGAAAAAAGGACAGGATGTCACTCTCGCAAAGACAAATGGCCAAACTGCCAATTATAAAATCACAAAAGTGTATGGCTATGAAGGATTGCAACGCTACGAAATGGACGAAGCAGTTTCTGGTGATATCGTAGCGATTGCAGGTATCCCAGACATGTTCATTGGAGATACGGTTTGTGATTTAGGTAATCCCATTCCATTGCCGGCCATACAAGTCGAAGAACCTACGGTCTCCATGTTTTTTATGATTAACAATTCCCCCTTTGCTGGCAAAGAAGGGAAATTTGTTACCACTCGAAACTTACGGGAAAGACTAGACCGTGAATTAGAGACAAACGTGGCACTTAAGTTAGAAGAGACAGAAGATAAAGATCGATTCAAAATTTTGGGAAGGGGAGAATTGCACCTTTCTGTCTTGATAGAGACAATGCGTCGAGAAGGCTATGAGTTGCAAGTTTCCAGACCTGAAGTTATTTTAAAATCAAATGAAAATGGTGAAAAAACGGAACCTTACGAAAATTTGGTGATGGATATGCCAGAGCAGTTCAGTGGAGCTGTGATCCAAGAACTGAATCGACGTAAAGGGGAACTCCAAGGAATGGAGACGCATGCCTCTGGTATAACTCGGGTTGAATATGAGATACCCACAAGGGGCCTTATCGGATTTCGCGGTCATTTCATTTCCGAAACTCGAGGTGAAGGTGTAATGTCTAGCCGCTTCCTTCGTTATGATAAATACAAAGGGGAAATTCCAGGAAGGAAAAATGGAGCTCTCATATCCATGGATTCTGGAGATGCTACTGCCTACGCTCTTTGGAAGGTGCAAGAAAGAGGGGAGCTATTCATTGAGCCTCAAACTGCAGTTTATCCTGGGATGATCCTTGGGATGAACGCTCGTGATTCAGATTTAGAAGTAAACCCAGTACGGGAAAAAAAGCTTACTAACGTAAGAGCTTCTGGTTCAGATGAAGCGATCCGTTTGACTCCTCCCAAAAGACTGACTCTAGAGCAATCCATTGAGTTTTTAGATGATGATGAATTGTTGGAAGTCACGCCTAATAGTTTGAGGCTTAGGAAAAAGATCCTAGATGCCAATATGAGAAAACGGGCAGGAAACGGTCGTTAA